The Silurus meridionalis isolate SWU-2019-XX chromosome 18, ASM1480568v1, whole genome shotgun sequence genome includes the window gaacgactcatACTAGAGAACTCATGAGATGAACAACACAagtctgtttcctgtgtaatgcactgcatctATAGGAGTTGCATGATAAAAGAGTGAATGAATGACTTGGACTGGAAGATTTGAAAGGTAAACTACTCAGTTTAGTTTCTTGTACATAACCAACAGAGactttgcgatgctttgcttgtgcatgtccagtagaaaattaatgaatcactctttgagactcGATTCCATATCTACTGAGTCACAAAgacttttttcaaaataaaaaaagatatgcaaagaaagaattttcttgttctgtaatataaatataaagcacctttccTAATTATTTTTCCCTTATAAACGAGAACTGACACCTACGGGCACGTCTGATTGACAAGAGAACCGATAGATGATCGAggtaccgatagtttttccggcttctggtccgctgtcattacgagagcggcccctagaggcgaatcactaaTGCTAACTGCTTTAGTCTCATTTAACTGCTTTAGAAACGACATTTTCTGTTAAAATTTAGGGATCCGTACGCAAGAGTGCCGATCTCATCCTACTTACGGTGCATGAGCTTGCGTTTCTTCTGCTCAGAGTGCAGATAGTTGCTTAAGTAGAAGATGAGCGGAAGGAAGAGCATGAAGCTGGACACGGCGATGACCGGAACGTTCTCCTCACGCTGTAAAGAACATTTGTAGGTCGTGCTCCACAAATGCCTCGTCATGTTCATCTGGGGAAAGACATTGGACCAGGGGGTTACGAAGTGCACCGTTTGAACGTTTTTTTCCGTATTTATTTGGGGTTCAAGTTCAGTGTTTACCGCATCCTCTATATCGATGCAGAGGGAATTGTTGTTCGACATTTTGCTATAGAAATCGTTGAGAACTTTATATGATGGCCTGCAATCTACACACAGCTTGGAGTAGTTcccctgcaaaacacacacacaacaaactatTCACTGTCTTATAAACTGTACCAAGAacatctaattattattattataatagaattCATTACCTGCTTGTATTTTTCAAAGCAGCTCAGCGACTGATTGTGTAGATCCAGGAAGTAAAGTGTTGTATTCGACACGCTCCCCCGATCTTTAGACAGACAATCTGTAATAATGACCGATAACCAATGAATGCGCAAAGACACGGACCACAAATTCATGAAGCcaaaaactttgtggacacctataataatataatatgccTCACACGTCTTATCTTCTATTAAAATGTTCCCCAAGATTTTTTGGAGACATGCTatatttcattcagccacaagggggcgTTAGTATAATCAGGTAAGGGAAGCAGGAGGCCTgggcatttacattcatccagAAAATGTTCTATAGCAGGcacctcaagatcttccacatacatCCAGATCCTATACAATCACATGCTTCTGATTTTTTTGGAGAAGAAACAGATTGGGGTGGAAACATTCAGGTGTCCTGCACCGTGGGATTAATATGTACACACATGACTGACTACTCACTGAGACATTCAGACACCGTCCAGACGTCTTCCAGATAATTGTAAAGGTTGATGAGCAGCATCAGTCTGTCTGAGCGAAAGAGGACCTCTTCACAGCTCATGTTCCCGGGTCCCATCTGTGGGCGAAAAAGTTTTTCCAAAACCTCAttccatcaatcaatcaattaatcaatcaatcattttACTCATTCATTTATGGCCACCTTTATTCTGAGCACAAACAAATCTTCTAAAGACCCATTAAATATTGCAAGGATGCAGTGTGGACATCAGAGGTCTAAATGCTCCCCTGTTCtcatctgatactgaaatccatcaaaaaaataaatctgctgcCATGGCAGCAGTGTAAGACGAGCGCCCTAGCCTGGGTCATTTGGGATGCCGGAAAACCGAAAGGAATTGCAAAGAAATCTGTTGTTACTACTAGTGTTGCACAAAATACCAGTACTATAAAGGTTTTACGATACcctgcttttaaaaataatacgaTTCCTCATTTTATTAGTACCAGCACTTCAAGAGTGGCAGCTGTAGTTCTGATGTTCGTCAATAGGGCGCAGGGTGTGGgcagcagtgtgttttttttttttttttttttaaagattaaagtTTCATCAGACAGGATACATtaagtgtttattaataaataaaaacaaagttccATTATTAAGTtacttttcctgttttttttttttgtatcattttGGATTGGTAAAATGTTTGGTATTGTGACAACTCTAGAAACTACTTAATAACTAACTAATAAAGTACTACAATTGCTCAGTAGAGGTTGGTCGATTTATCGGTTTTGCCAATGAATCGGCACAGAtcgtcaattaaaaaaaaaaattccacctgatagtttttctgggttgcgTTCGTGCTAAGACCTTCtgctgtcattatacagtacaagagcggcctctagaggtaaatgtttgtgttgataCGCGAGACTGCCCGCGGAacagataaaacaaaaattaactaataaaagaatgtataagtaaaaacaataaagaatacttctaaagcatttattaacttCGGTTAATGTTACGAATGGAATCTTACTGTAAAGTGTTACAAATAAATCCAACCCTTTTTAAAATGGCCATCTTTAATTAAATGTCTCCACAAAGTCCAGAACATCAAAATAGAAACAATCGAACGTAGATATCGGGAAAAACCTGGCTGACCCCTATAAAGAAGACTTCCTGGACACATTCCAGAATTGTCAGGAACGCTAGGAGTGGTGTATTGCTGTGCGAGGGGACCATTTTGAAGGTgatgtaaacgtagataaatataGTACTTTCTTTTAGACGGacctagtcttgaaactttttgataccaccttgtatatatatatatatatatatatatatatacacacatatatatacacacatttgtgtatatttgcGGTCACATGATCAATCAGTGCCGTACCATTCCAGATTTGTACTCTCTTTTATTGTAATAAGCTCTTCCACTCTTCTCTTCTGGAAAGGCTTTACACTAGATTTTTTTGTGGCATGGCTGTAGGGATGACTGAGAATTCATGATCTATGAGATTAAGACCAGGTACTGATGGAAGAAGAGGGGAGGAGGCACCAGTTCCTCCAGTTCCATCAGCATCCCACAGTTCCATTGGTTCATCGAGATACTCCAGTTCCTCCAGTTCCCTTTAGTTCTGCCTGTTCCTCCAGTTCTTTCACTTCTTTTTGTTCCTCCAGTTCTTTCACTTCTTTTTGTTcctccagttcatcccaaaggtattaagtgttgtgcagtgttttgagatcagggctctgcaTGTGCAGGACATGACTTCTTCACAAACCTTTACACCCACACACCATGTCTTCACAGAGATGGCTTTGTCTACAGGAGGTTGATCATGCTGGTGTTCTATAAAAGGGAAATCCAAGCACTAGGGCTACTTACTGGTATGGTATTAGATTATTACACTGGTGAAGAGCTGAGGAgagttccacatgaacagccaaAAGATcgatgaagttactgagcaactcaggAAATATGAGGACTGAGGATGTTGACTGTGTACAAAGACTTAAGACTTCATGAactgcacctcaacaatgaaggaactgtaatgaatggacatgaTTGGTAACTATTGGAGCTCCTGGGACGGAGACAGAAACTTTGAAGGAAGAAAATGTGATCTCCAAGCAGATGCAGATGATATCAATATAATCATGAATCCTGGATTAGAGCGAAAGATCCGGCTTGCTTGGTTGTTTGGTAGGAAGGTTGTGTGATCAGTGGAAGGTTCAGTGAGTAATGGTGTGATGCACATCACGAGTTTGCTGTCACGTGACCAGGCTTTCCAAGAGAACTTCTGCAATATAAAAAACCCCATGGCTGTGTCTCAAATAGTCCTGGATTGCACATGCACTTCAGGAAGGTTGCCCAAAGCTTGTGTAGGTTACATATACAGCAAAAAATATAAACCCATGAAGAATAAGAAATAAACACGTACCCCTGTGGAGATGTTCGCAAAGACCTCCTGGAAGCTGTTGTTCCTGCCATAGCAGTTCTGACACACTTTGACAGGTCGTGCGCTAGACACCAGGCAGCTCGCTAAACTCGAATACGTCCGACCATACTCATGCATCAGGTCCAAGCAATATTTAGTGATCTCCTGCTCCTCAGACATGCTCAGGCTCAGAGAGGGGAAGAAGATGTTCTCCTGGAAATCACTCGCTGTTCGCTCTTCGTCTCCACTCGCGTCTGAAGCACGGATAGAGATCTGATCTAACATTAAACTCAGACTGaataacaaacacaacacaccatTTAAACTCCTCATTTTCTTCACAGCTTCTCATAAGCGCTTCAATTCCACTGGTCCTGGTCTGCTGCACACTACTTCCTGTTTTCTGCGAACTCGCGCTAATCACGTGATTCCAAATCTCGCGAGGTTTTCTATCCCGCTGAACGTAGACTTAGATTTTGGCCTTGGATTTttatcctcctcttcttcttcttcttttccattttcttcttttttttctttttctgattcATTTGCTTCCTTCTTTTTCGTattctttttcttattgttcattcattcattcgttttcTTTTTCGTTTTCatcttcatttcctttttttcttatttatttttcctttatttcttcttcttgccttttcttttttttgtcttcctcatctacttcctttctttttcattttgttgttcTTCTAATTTTAAGCAtgctgtttttatattatttttcatcatcatcatgttgtTTATTCTCCTACAGCTCCAGAATCTTAGGTTTCGATCCTAAGCTTGAGCTCTTGTGTCTGTACCTCCATCTGTTTCTTCCTGGTCCTCTGGTTTCCTCCTGCCACCCAAAACAAGTCCCTGTTTGGCGGATTACAGATGTAAATTTTTTCTAAGAACCTAAATGAAGATCTACACCAATTGTTGTAACCACAAGCACATCTTTAATCTGCGATTTATCTGCACGCTGTGTGTATGATAAGAGATGATTATCCGAAACTGatggcttcttctttttctccttcttcttcttctcttcttcttctttttctttcggctgctcccattaggggtctccacagtggatcatctgtctccatacccccctgtcctctacatctgcctctttcaccccaactaccttcatgtctttcctcaccacatccataaacctccttcttggtcttcctcttttcctccttcctggtgtctccatcctcagtattctcctctcgatataccccatgtccctcctctgcacatgtccaaaccatctcaatctcgcctccctcaccttgtctccaaaatgatGGCTTCATGATTGAGATTTTTTGACAGTAACCCAAAGGTTGCGAGTTCACATCTAAAGATTGGCACGAGAGCCACTACCAGCTCCTTTAACGAGACCCTTAATCTCCAGCTTCTCATCTGATAGCCTCGATTGGATTTCTGCCTCACTTGTGAGTCGAGTTGGGGAAAGAATCGACAGGATGAATAATTGCAAATGATTAAGGATCATAGAGTTTAGGTTTGAGGAGGGAAACTTACAGAGTACAACGGGTtggtgctatatatatatatatatatatatatatatatatatatatatatatatatatatatatatatatatatatatatatatgtatatcaatCACTACTACTATATACGCACCTTTGGATGTgaaagaaattacattttcatgtgatctaggagatccaaaactgttccagctcTATGGAGATCTGCTTTTGTATGTATgtggaagatcatgagtggcctgctgtagagctcaaaCCCTACACCAGTACTGacttatcatatatatatatatatatatatatatatatatatatatatatatatatatatatatatatatataaattcaggaactgatgcaggtgaggaaGTGAGAAGGTCTGGAGTGGTGTTTCAATttctcccaaaggtgttcaaccaGGGTTTGAGCTCTACATCCTTGATAATAAAATGAACCTCATTTAAAACTGCAGTTTAAAATGTAAGCAtgagcaaatgtgtgtgtgtgtgtgtgtgtgtgtgtgtgtgtgtgtgtgtgtgtgtgtgtgtagcagcgGGTGGAGAAaggaggggtgtgtggggtttgTAGTGATGACAGGCTGGTCAACACATCTTCAAAAGCTGTTTCTCTGCCTCGCCTCAGGCCTGAAGAAGAGGAGGGGGGTTTCACATGGAGTGTGAGCTTCTCGGCTCCTCAGCTTGCAGCTGGAACATTAGAGATGACTGGGGTCACcatgcttcacacacacacacacacacacacacacacacacacacacacacacacacacactgggatgCAGGGGTATGGGAATGGCATCTTTTTTCCTGAACACATGCAATAAGTCAAACcaaatcgttttttttcccctcccagtcctccttttcttctttctctacatattttatttctcaCTTTCAGAACAAACatacttcaacacacacacacacacacacacacacacacacacacacacacacacacacatatatacacaccaccTCTTTTGCTCGTCTCGAGAGGCGATATGAAAGCTTTCGTCGCTCCGATCCCGCGTTTTTTGACACTGTGCAATTTCCGAGCGCTCGCgtccacaaaaaaataattacggAGTCAAGGTAAACGATCCGCAGGCCCTGATTCTGATTGTGGTAATTGTCATCCACCCTCGAATCAAGCCACTGCAGTCAATGGTCTTTAATGCGAAATTAGTGCCTCTTGATAACTTGCAGTCCGCGGCAATTCCGCAGTCATCAGAGCTAATGGAGACTAGCGACGCCGAATGCGGCGTATTAAGGCCTATTCTCACGTCTCGAACATAGCGAGAGCTGCAAGGCCGGACGGTAAAAGCGGCGTGTTTTTTCCCTTCTCACTGAGTGGATTGTAGCTTCAGCTCGCCAACTTTAGCATCGTTCAATGCGGAAAAATCTCCATTCGTGATCGTTCCCATCCCCCGTGGTGTGTGTGCAAATCTCCATTTATTCCTAGTATTCATGGATTTCTAGTAATATTGTGTAttgaaaagctcctgcttcttTTACTGaggtcttttgttttgtttaccttTTTCACGCTTGTATTTCAGTATTGAGGGTGAATGTTGAgctccttttccttcttcttcttgtcttcttcctttctctccctctctttctgctCCTCTTATTAcaattagtagtagtagtaattgtGTTAgtattcattttctttcctattttccttcttctccctttttttccTATTCTTCTTCATCGTTATTAATAGTAATTATATTAGTGTTCTTTTCCCTTCTCTTctttttgtcttcttcttcttctccttgtcttcctcttcttcgtcaccttcttcctctctctccttctctttccatTCCTCTTATTATAATTGGTAGTGGTAGAAATGTTATTAGTATTggttctcttctttttcttctccttactctttcttttcctcattttccgcttcttcttattattataatttgtagTAGCAGTGATTGTGTTAGTATTCTTTACTATTCTCATTCTTCTAACTTTTTCTAATGTTCTTCTTATTATTGGCAtcattattaatagtaattatATTAGTATTCTTTTCctgcctcttcttcttcatcatcatctttttcttcttctccttcttcttcttcttattattattattagtagtagtagtagaagtatgGATACATGTTGGATTTGGATTTAGGAACTCAGTGGAAGGGAAGGGGTTAATCATTGTCTGTGTGCTTGACCTCGTTTTCTAAACTTGGCCTTCTGGGACAGAGGAGCTGTAAAGTTATGCAGAAGTTATTCTCTGTCTTTTCGGCCCGTCCCTAATCCTCCAAACCCGAGTTCCTTTGGGTGAGCACTGTGCTTCTTTTCTTGTTTGGGACTGGCTATACAACATAAAGTCACAGCGCATTTAATGCTTACTGCAGGATGGGAGTGAGGATTTTACCAATGCCTAGcctatattctctctctctctctctctctctctctctctctctctctctctctctctctctctctctctctctctctctctgtgcgtCGTGTGAGTCCACGACCCCCAAATCCTACCCCTCTTTGCCTCAATGTCTGACCCgagtgacaaaaaaaagccCAAGCCCGATTTCCAGCGCGTCTCTGGGAAATGTCGGAGCCGATAATAGAGATTTCGTTTCCATCTTTTACGCACGACTTGGTTATTGTCGCTTCTGCTTAGTCGCAATTCCTCCTCGGAGATTAAGTCTGACTTCTCCAATCACACCGGCCAAAGTGGCCCGAACTGAGAAGATGACAGCCAGGAGGAGAGGAGAATCACGCTTTCTGATCTTCTGCTTGATCTTCTGGTTTGCCAGGTGTTTCCAGTGCAGTTACATGACGCATTGGGGACCATTATTTACTGTTGGTTTTGATAATAATTTTCAGATTTAAATAATTTCCACCCCTATTCATAAAGTTCCTATCCTGGGATTGCCATTCTGTAGAAACTCCTTCTAAGGACACCAGCGCATCCAAACACTAACAACTCCAACTTTTCCCTAAACACTTACAAACTTCCAGGTGATTTTTGCAACACTTAGATTTTATACCTTTCATTGAACCTTTCATTTTTGGTATCATGAACACTTTTTGTCTTGCTGCAAcatcaaaccaaaaaaaaaaacagaaagcagaaTTCTTCATCAAGAGCAGAGAACTCAATACTTAGAGAAATGCAAAAATGAAGTTTACTGGCATTTTCAGCATGTTGTGTGAAACTATGCTTTTTCTAGTAAAAAATATTCCTTATCCCTTCATCCAATGTTCcagttaattttttaatttagattaCATTACTGGATcgagatgatagatagatagatagatagatagatagatagatagatagatagatagatagatagatagatagatagatagatagatagatagatagatagataaaatcaAATCACATTTTCCCACCAAATCcccataaaataataatagaaaaatttaCGTCTCCTTGCataatggaaaaagaaaatattacattttaattatgtaatttaaaataataatataataatatattatttttatttatagtatgCTTATCCATGACCTCAGTGAAACACATTCCAAATAAGCTCTTCTCaagccatcatcatcatcaattatAAATATCTGCATACTGAGGTATATAATtcttttataataacattttctgtttatgttcatgtgttGTAAAAAAATTCAAGATAATTACTTCCTGATTGATGCTGACCACGCCCGCTTTGTCTGGCGTCACATGCATTGTCGGGATATTTTCATTGTCGGGTTGTTTccatgaaataaaatagaaagttGTGGTTTTTACGTGTCGGGGCAGAGAGTAAACGGTGTGAAGGatgtggcaaaagtattggcgCTCCACGTTTAGGTTTGATTGTTCTTGTGGTGTCTGAAAGACGTCATGAGGCTGAAACAGAGCATGTTGAGGAAGTGTTTTAATGgtgttttgtgtttctgaaCTCTCAGCTCTGAGACTGGATGATTCCCAAAATGCACAAAGGAGCACAAAGGCAGCATTGACTTCATCATCATGCAGTGGCTCagctgatgaaaaaaaaaataaaaacgacgTGTTTCATAATAACTCACAAACCCTCACTCTGTCCAAAGGCAGAGAACTGGACCTGTAAATAACTAGTTCAGTAGATATTTTACTGCACAAGGCTTTCTCTACACTGAGGAGTCAAACATGGCAGTTTAAATTACGTTCTTTTATTATAAACTAATCATTGAACACTGGAAATCCAATGCACAGATGCAGACATTATAACTACAGCCTATACACTGTGCAGAAGTCACGTGCACagaaatgatgtaaaaaaaaacaacactatatTATTAAAGTGCAGCAACCCCAAAACTAACACAATGAGTATTAATCTAACTGATTAGCTGATCTATTTAAAGCATTCCTGTTTTGGccatttttttcatgcaaatccCATCAGCATTATTTTActtactatttaatttttttttttttacgtttcttGTGAAATAATTAGCTTCTTTTACTGACACACAGACATTGTTGTGTACGTGAATAATTCATTTTGgttaaaaggaaataaacaaataaatataaaattggaAAGAAATATTGAGGATTAATTATttggtaatacatttttttagctGTTCCTGCTCTTTCATATTTTAATGATCATCTGGGAATAAAATATGGAACATATGGATTTCTGATGGTGTAAAAGAGtatttaaagagaaaagaaaaatagc containing:
- the ostm1 gene encoding osteopetrosis-associated transmembrane protein 1: MRSLNGVLCLLFSLSLMLDQISIRASDASGDEERTASDFQENIFFPSLSLSMSEEQEITKYCLDLMHEYGRTYSSLASCLVSSARPVKVCQNCYGRNNSFQEVFANISTGMGPGNMSCEEVLFRSDRLMLLINLYNYLEDVWTVSECLNCLSKDRGSVSNTTLYFLDLHNQSLSCFEKYKQGNYSKLCVDCRPSYKVLNDFYSKMSNNNSLCIDIEDAMNMTRHLWSTTYKCSLQREENVPVIAVSSFMLFLPLIFYLSNYLHSEQKKRKLMHPRRVKSSHSLKNSQEKYS